GCGACGTCGGCCGGCTTCTCGTGCAGGATCCAGTGGCCGGCGCCCGCGACGCGCTTCACCGTCAGGTCGGGCGCGAAGCGGTCGAGGCCTCCGAGGCACGCAGGCCGCAGCGCCTCGTCGGCCTCGCCCCAGACGACGAGATGCGGCATTGAAACCGTGACGCGCTCGGCCGGTACCGTCAGCAGCGGCGCGTCGCCGGCCGGCTCGTCCGGACGCGGCACGAGGATGGGCGAGGATGTGTACCAATGCAGCATCGCCTCCATCGCGCCCGGTTGCGCCCAGGCGGCGCGATATCCGGCTGCGCTCTCGGGCGTCAGCCAGTCGGTGCGCGAGAAGCCGGCGAGCATCTTCATGGTGCGGGCGAAATCGTTCTGCGCCATCCGCGCGGCCGCGCCAGGGGCGCGCAACGTATGGAAATACTGGCTGGCGGACCGCTGGCCCTCGTCCTCCAGGATCGCGCGCTGGAAGCAGACCGGATGCGCGCCGTTGGCGATGACGAGATGGGTGAGGCGCAGGGGATGTGAAAAGGCATAGGCATAGGCGACGGAAGCACCCCAGTCGTGACCGGCAAGGACGAAGGGCCGGTCGGGGGACAGATGGTCGGCGAGGGCCGCCAGGTCGGCCACCATGTTGCGGGTGCGATAGGCCTCCTCCCCCTTCGGCTTGAAGGAGAGGTTGAAGCCGCGCTGGTCCGGCGCGACGAGGAAGAACGCGTCGGCGAGTTCCGCCATGACTCCGCTCCACGCCGCCCAGTACTCCGGAAAGCCGTGCAGGCAGAGGATCAGTGGCCGGGACGGATCGCCGGCCGCGGCATAGTGCAGGCGCCCCTCGCCCGTATCGAAGGAGCCGAAATCGAACATCGCCATGGATCGTCCTCCCGTGCGGTCGAATCCGCTGCCGTCCCGTCGCCGGACCACTATGCGCAACGCTTCGCACGCTGTCCAATTCCGGCTCCGATGCCGTCGAAAGGCTTGCGCCGCTTCACTTTTGGTAGCGTTTGCGCCCCCCGGTCGCCTTTGCTATAGCGTGCCGCATTCCTTCAACCGCGGGGCCAGACGACCGTCCCGCCTCCCCGAACGCGAGGCTTTTCCCGATGTCGAAAATCAAGGTGGCCAATCCCGTCGTCGAACTCGATGGCGACGAGATGACCCGCATCATCTGGCAGTACATCAAGGACAAGCTGATCCACCCCTATCTCGACGTCGACCTGAAGTACTACGATCTCGGCATCGAGCACCGCGACGCGACCAACGACCAGGTGACGATCGATTCCGCCAACGCGATCGCACAGTACGGCGTCGGCGTGAAATGCGCGACGATCACGCCCGACGAGGCACGGGTGGAAGAGTTCGGGCTGAAGAAGATGTGGCGCTCGCCCAACGGCACGATCCGCAACATCCTCGGCGGCACCATCTTCCGCGAGCCGATCATCATGAAGAACGTGCCGCGGCTGGTGCCGGGCTGGACGAAGCCGATCGTGGTGGGCCGCCACGCCTTCGGCGACCAGTACCGCGCCACCGACTTCAAGTTCCCCGGCAAGGGCAAGCTGACGATCAAGTTCGTCGGCGACGACGGCACCACGATCGAGCACGAGGTGTTCGACGCGCCGGGCTCGGGCGTCGCCATGGCGATGTACAACCTCGACGAGTCGATCCGCGACTTCGCCCGCGCCTCGCTGAACTACGGCCTGCTGCGCGGCTGGCCAGTGTACCTGTCGACCAAGAACACCATCCTCAAGGCCTATGACGGCCGCTTCAAGGACATCTTCCAGGAGATCTACGAGAAGGAGTTCGAGGCGGAATTCAAGGCCAGGAAGATCTGGTACGAGCACCGCCTGATCGACGACATGGTGGCGGCGAGCCTGAAATGGTCGGGCGGCTACATCTGGGCCTGCAAGAACTACGACGGCGACGTGCAGTCCGACACCGTGGCGCAGGGCTTCGGCTCGCTCGGCCTGATGACCTCGGTGCTGATGACGCCGGACGGCAAGACGGTGGAGGCCGAGGCCGCGCACGGCACGGTGACGCGCCACTACCGCCAGCACCAGAAGGGCGAGGAGACCTCGACCAACTCGATCGCGTCGATCTTCGCCTGGACCCGCGGCCTCGCCCACCGGGCCAAGCTCGACGACAATGCCGAACTGAAGCGCTTCGCCGACACGCTGGAGAAGGTGTGCGTGCAGACGGTCGAATCCGGCTTCATGACCAAGGATCTGGCGCTGCTGATCGGCCCCGACCAGCCCTGGCTGTCGACCACCGGCTTCCTCGACAAGATCGACGAGAACCTGCAGAAGGCGATGGGCTGAGACCCGCGTCTCCCCATCTCGCGGAGCGGGCTCGCGCAAGCGGGCCCGTTTTCATGAGGGCCGCACGGCTCAGCCCGCAGCGTCCCGCCGCTCCCGGGCGACGGCCGCGATCGAGTCGGCGATGTCGGGGCGTCTCTCCATCAGGCCGCGCAGGTCCGACGCGTCGAGGACGAGAAGCTTGGTGTGCTGGATGGCCCGGACGGTGGCGCTGCGCGCACCGTCCTTCAGCATGGCGGATTCGCCGAAGAACTGGTGCTCGCCGAGCGAGACCTCCCTGCCGGGCAGTTCCACTGCCACCCGGCCGGACGCGATGAAGAACATGGTGGTGGCCGGATCACCCTTGCGCACGATCACTTCGCCGGGTTCGGCCGAGACCGAACTGAGATACTGCATGATGTCGAGGATCTCGGACGCGTTCAGCCGATCGAACAGCGGCACACGCGCCACCATTCCCCAGGTCACGACGAACTCCCGGCGCTGGATGACCTGCGCGAAGGATGTCGCGAGAATTCCGATCGGCAGCGCCAGCATGACGATGCCGGCGAGCGCAGAGATCGTGGCGACGATCTTTCCCACCGGCGTCACGGGAACGGCGTCGCCGTAGCCGACCGTCGTGAGGGTGATCATCGCCCAATAGAGAGCGTCGGGCACTGTGCCGAACTTGTCGGGCTGGACGTCTCGCTCCAGCAGGTGCATGAGCGTGGCGCTGACCAGCGCGACCGTGACGATCAGCATGAGGCAGGTCAGCAGGGCCGCCCGCTCGCTGCGGATCGCATCGATCAGCGATCGCGCGCCCGGCGAATAGCGCGTCAGCTTGAAGAAGCGGAGAATGCGCAACGCCAGCAAAGTCCTGACGTCGATGAGCCCGAGCAGGTTGAGATAGAACGGCGCGACCGCCGCCAGATCGATGATCGCGCCGGGCGATGCCATCCATCGGAGCCGGGCCCGCCAGGGCGACAGGTGCCGGTAGGGCAGATCCTCGACCACGCTCCAGAGACGAAGCAGATATTCCGTCGTGAAGCAGAAGACGGAAGCAAACTCGATCGCTTCGAACAGGACGTGCCATGTGCGGCCCAGCCCAGGCACCGTTTCCAGCACCGAGGCCAGCACGGAGACGACGATCAGCGCCATGATGGCGCGCTGCAGGACGAGGCCTGCGCGCAGCTGCGTTCCGTTTTCGAGCAGCGCGTGGATCGTCGCGCGGGCGCGCGACCTGCGGCCTCCCGGTGCGCTCGCTCCCGCACCGCGCGAGAGTTTTCCCGGACGCGGCGCGGATGCGATCATGACACCGATCAGTCCCCCTTCGCGAGAGCCTTCCTTACCGCATCGACGGCGTCCGCGCCACGGCTGCCGTCGGGGCCGCCGGCCTGCGCCATGTCGGGCCGCCCGCCACCGCCCTTGCCACCGAGCGCCTCGGACGCCGCGCGAACCAGGTCCACGGCGCTGAATCGGCCGACCAGGTCGGGTGTCAGGGCGACGACGACGCTCGCCTTGCCCTCGTCGTCGGCGCTGACGAACACGACCACCCCGGAGCCGAGCGACGTCCTCGCCTCGTCGGCGAGAGGCTTCAGATCGCGGGCGCCGACGCCGTCGACGACCTTTCCGACGAAGCCTACACCATTGACGGTCTCGGCGCCCTGCCCGGCATTGCCGCCCGAACCGCCCCCGAGCGCGAGCTTCTTGCGGGCGTCCGCCAGTTCCTTCTCGAGCCTGCGACGCTCCTCCACGAGCGCCTCGACGCGAGCTGCCGCGTCGGCGGGCGAAACCTTCAATGTCGAGGCGATCGCCTTCAGACGGCGATCCTGCTCGTCGAGATGACGCCTCGCCGCCTCGCCGGTCACGGCTTCCAGTCGCCGCACCCCGGCCGCGACCGCGCCCTCGGATACCACGCGCACCAGCCCGATCTCGCCGGTCGCGCCGACATGCGTGCCGCCGCAGAGTTCGGTGGAATAGGATTTACCGGCCTTTTCGCCGTCGATTGCCGTGCCCATCGACACGACCCTCACCTCGTCGCCGTATTTCTCGCCGAACAGCGCCATGGCACCCTCGGCGATCGCGTCGTCGACGGCCATCAGGCGCGTGGTCACCGGACTGTTCTGGAAGACGATCGCGTTCGCCAGAGCCTCGACCGCCTCGAGTTCCTCGGCCGCGATCGGCTTCGGGTGCGAGAAATCGAAACGGAGCCGGTCCGGCGCGACGAGCGAGCCCTTCTGCGCGATGTGGGTCCCGAGCTTTTCGCGCAGCGCCTCGTGCAGGAGATGCGTCGCCGAATGGTTGGCCCGCAGCCTGGCACGTCTCGCATGGTCGACTTCCATCGAAACCGCTGCACCGGGCCGCACGGTGCCGCTGCGCACGATGCCGGAATGCACGAAGAGGCCGTCGACCTTCTTCTGCGTGTCGGTGATCGTGACCGCGAAACCCTCGCCGTGGAAAGTCCCCGTATCGCCCTGCTGGCCGCCGGATTCGCCGTAGAACGGCGTCTGGTTGACGACGATCTGCACCGTTTCGCCCTCGCCGGCGCTGTCGACGAGCGACCCTTCGCGAACGATGGCCGCGATCACGCCTTCGGCCTTCTCGGTGTCGTAGCCGAGAAACTCGGTGGCGCCAGCCTTGTCCTTCACCGAATACCAGATCGTCTCGGCGGCGGCCTCGCCGGATCCCGCCCAGCTCGCCCGGGCCTCGGCCTTCTGGCGTTCCATGGCCGCGCTGAAGCCGTCGGTATCGACCGAGATGCCGCGCTGACGCAGCGCGTCCTGCGTCAGGTCGAGAGGAAAACCGTAGGTATCGTAGAGCTTGAAGGCGGTCTCGCCGTCGAGCCTCGCGCCCGCGACCATGCCCTCGGTGGCATCCGACAGGAGGCCGAGCCCGCGTGTCAGCGTCGTGCGGAAGCGCTTCTCCTCGAGCTTCAGCGTCTCGGTGATCAGCGCCTCGCCGCGCACGAGTTCCGGATAGGCCTGGCCCATCTCGCGCACCAGCGCCGGCACCAGCCGCCACATCAGCGGCTCGGCCGCTCCGAGCAGCTGGGCATGGCGCATGGCGCGCCGCATGATGCGCCTGAGCACGTAGCCGCGCCCCTCGTTGGAGGGCAGCACGCCGTCCGCGATGAGGAAGCTCGCGGCGCGCAGGTGATCGGCGATGACGCGGTGGCTCGCCCGGTTCTTTCCTTCCGCCGGCACGCCCGTCGACTCGACCGACGCGCGGATCAGCGCCTTGAACAGGTCGATGTCGTAATTGTCGTGCTCGCCCTGAAGCACCGCAGCGATGCGCTCCAGCCCCATGCCCGTGTCGATCGAGGGCCGCGGCAGCGCCACGCGCTCCTCCTTCGTCACCTGCTCGAACTGCATGAAGACGAGGTTCCAGATCTCGATGAAGCGGTCGCCGTCCTCGTTAGGGCTGCCGGGCGGACCACCGGGGATGCCCTCGCCGTGGTCGTAGAAGATTTCCGAGCAAGGGCCGCACGGGCCGGTATCGCCCATCGCCCAGAAATTGTCCGAGGTGGCGATGCGGATGATGCGGTCGTCGGAGAGTCCGGCGATCTTCTTCCAGTGGCCCGCCGCCTCGTCGTCGGTATGGTAGACGGTCACCAGGAGGCGACCGGGGTCGAGGCCGAACTCCTTGGTGATGAGGTTCCAGGCGAGTTCGATGGCGACGTCCTTGAAATAGTCGCCGAAGGAGAAATTGCCGAGCATCTCGAAGAAGGTGTGATGGCGCGCGGTGTAGCCGACGTTGTCGAGGTCGTTGTGCTTGCCGCCGGCGCGCACGCATTTCTGCGAGGTGGTCGCCCGCGAATAGGGCCGCTGCTCGATGCCGGTGAAGACGTTCTTGAACTGCACCATGCCGGCATTCGTGAACATCAGCGTCGGGTCGTTGCGCGGTACCAGCGGGCTCGACGCGACGATCTCGTGACCGTTCTTCCGGAAATAGTCGAGGAAAGCCGACCGGATTGCGTTGACGCCACTCATTTCGATGCCTTCTCAAGGAAAACCGGGGTGCCCGGCAGCCGAACGGCTTCTTATCGGCTGGCCGCGCGAGTGTCCAGAAAGACGGCGCGCCCTCCCGCCGCCTGCGTCGCCCCCGCGCCAACGAAAACGGGCCGCCGGGGGAAGACCGGCGGCCCGAAGACTGCAATGGGGGCTCGTTCGCGGATCAGGCCTCCTCGGCCATGTCCCCGCCGTCGTCGTCTTCCGGACCACCGTCGAGCAGCTTCTCGGCGATGAGCCCGGCGCTCTGCCGCAGCGCCTTCTCGATCTCGTTGGCGAGTTCCGGATTGTCCTTCAGGAACTGCTTGGCGTTCTCGCGCCCCTGGCCGAGACGCTGGGAATTGTAGGAGAACCAGGCACCCGACTTCTCGACGATGCCCGAGGTGACGCCCAGATCGACCAGTTCGCCCGTCTTGGAGATGCCGGACCCGTAGACGATGTCGAACTCGACCTGCTTGAAGGGCGGCGCCAGCTTGTTCTTGACCACCTTGACGCGGGTCTGGTTGCCGGTGACCTCGCCGCGCTCCTTGACCGAACCGATGCGGCGGATGTCGAGACGCACCGAGGCGTAGAACTTGAGCGCATTGCCTCCGGTGGTCGTCTCGGGCGACCCGAACATGACGCCGATCTTCATGCGGATCTGGTTGATGAAGATGACCATCGTGTTGGAGCGCGAGATCGACGCGGTGAGCTTGCGCAGCGCCTGGCTCATCAGACGGGCCTGCAGGCCCGGCAGCGAATCGCCCATCTCGCCCTCGATCTCGGCGCGCGGCGTCAGCGCCGCCACCGAATCGACCACCAGCACGTCGATCGCGCCGGAACGCACCAGGGTGTCGCAGATCTCGAGCGCCTGCTCGCCCGTGTCCGGCTGCGAGATCAGGAGGTTCTCCAGGTCGACGCCGAGCTTGCGGGCATAGACGGGATCGAGCGCATGCTCGGCATCGACGAAGGCGCAGATGCCGCCCTTCTTCTGAGCTTCGGCCACCGTGTGCAGCGCAAGCGTCGTCTTGCCCGAGCTTTCCGGACCGTAGATCTCGATGATGCGCCCCTTGGGAAGTCCGCCGACGCCGAGCGCGATGTCGAGACTGAGCGATCCGGTCGACACCGTCTCGATCTCCACGATCTGCTCGTTGCGGCCGAGCCGCATGATCGAGCCCTTCCCGAAGGCGCGCTCGATCTGCGACAGCGCCGCGTCCAGAGCCTTGCTTTTGTCCACCGATTTTTCCTCGACCAGCCGCAATGAGTTCTGAGCCATGATACATTACCCCTCGATCGTCAATGAAGTCCGGCCGCCTTGCCGCCTGAGATCCTATGTACTCTTTTTGTTCTCCTTT
The nucleotide sequence above comes from Aquibium microcysteis. Encoded proteins:
- a CDS encoding cyclic nucleotide-gated ion channel, producing the protein MIASAPRPGKLSRGAGASAPGGRRSRARATIHALLENGTQLRAGLVLQRAIMALIVVSVLASVLETVPGLGRTWHVLFEAIEFASVFCFTTEYLLRLWSVVEDLPYRHLSPWRARLRWMASPGAIIDLAAVAPFYLNLLGLIDVRTLLALRILRFFKLTRYSPGARSLIDAIRSERAALLTCLMLIVTVALVSATLMHLLERDVQPDKFGTVPDALYWAMITLTTVGYGDAVPVTPVGKIVATISALAGIVMLALPIGILATSFAQVIQRREFVVTWGMVARVPLFDRLNASEILDIMQYLSSVSAEPGEVIVRKGDPATTMFFIASGRVAVELPGREVSLGEHQFFGESAMLKDGARSATVRAIQHTKLLVLDASDLRGLMERRPDIADSIAAVARERRDAAG
- a CDS encoding alpha/beta fold hydrolase; this translates as MAMFDFGSFDTGEGRLHYAAAGDPSRPLILCLHGFPEYWAAWSGVMAELADAFFLVAPDQRGFNLSFKPKGEEAYRTRNMVADLAALADHLSPDRPFVLAGHDWGASVAYAYAFSHPLRLTHLVIANGAHPVCFQRAILEDEGQRSASQYFHTLRAPGAAARMAQNDFARTMKMLAGFSRTDWLTPESAAGYRAAWAQPGAMEAMLHWYTSSPILVPRPDEPAGDAPLLTVPAERVTVSMPHLVVWGEADEALRPACLGGLDRFAPDLTVKRVAGAGHWILHEKPADVARAIADFVS
- the alaS gene encoding alanine--tRNA ligase, which produces MSGVNAIRSAFLDYFRKNGHEIVASSPLVPRNDPTLMFTNAGMVQFKNVFTGIEQRPYSRATTSQKCVRAGGKHNDLDNVGYTARHHTFFEMLGNFSFGDYFKDVAIELAWNLITKEFGLDPGRLLVTVYHTDDEAAGHWKKIAGLSDDRIIRIATSDNFWAMGDTGPCGPCSEIFYDHGEGIPGGPPGSPNEDGDRFIEIWNLVFMQFEQVTKEERVALPRPSIDTGMGLERIAAVLQGEHDNYDIDLFKALIRASVESTGVPAEGKNRASHRVIADHLRAASFLIADGVLPSNEGRGYVLRRIMRRAMRHAQLLGAAEPLMWRLVPALVREMGQAYPELVRGEALITETLKLEEKRFRTTLTRGLGLLSDATEGMVAGARLDGETAFKLYDTYGFPLDLTQDALRQRGISVDTDGFSAAMERQKAEARASWAGSGEAAAETIWYSVKDKAGATEFLGYDTEKAEGVIAAIVREGSLVDSAGEGETVQIVVNQTPFYGESGGQQGDTGTFHGEGFAVTITDTQKKVDGLFVHSGIVRSGTVRPGAAVSMEVDHARRARLRANHSATHLLHEALREKLGTHIAQKGSLVAPDRLRFDFSHPKPIAAEELEAVEALANAIVFQNSPVTTRLMAVDDAIAEGAMALFGEKYGDEVRVVSMGTAIDGEKAGKSYSTELCGGTHVGATGEIGLVRVVSEGAVAAGVRRLEAVTGEAARRHLDEQDRRLKAIASTLKVSPADAAARVEALVEERRRLEKELADARKKLALGGGSGGNAGQGAETVNGVGFVGKVVDGVGARDLKPLADEARTSLGSGVVVFVSADDEGKASVVVALTPDLVGRFSAVDLVRAASEALGGKGGGGRPDMAQAGGPDGSRGADAVDAVRKALAKGD
- the recA gene encoding recombinase RecA, with translation MAQNSLRLVEEKSVDKSKALDAALSQIERAFGKGSIMRLGRNEQIVEIETVSTGSLSLDIALGVGGLPKGRIIEIYGPESSGKTTLALHTVAEAQKKGGICAFVDAEHALDPVYARKLGVDLENLLISQPDTGEQALEICDTLVRSGAIDVLVVDSVAALTPRAEIEGEMGDSLPGLQARLMSQALRKLTASISRSNTMVIFINQIRMKIGVMFGSPETTTGGNALKFYASVRLDIRRIGSVKERGEVTGNQTRVKVVKNKLAPPFKQVEFDIVYGSGISKTGELVDLGVTSGIVEKSGAWFSYNSQRLGQGRENAKQFLKDNPELANEIEKALRQSAGLIAEKLLDGGPEDDDGGDMAEEA
- a CDS encoding NADP-dependent isocitrate dehydrogenase, with protein sequence MSKIKVANPVVELDGDEMTRIIWQYIKDKLIHPYLDVDLKYYDLGIEHRDATNDQVTIDSANAIAQYGVGVKCATITPDEARVEEFGLKKMWRSPNGTIRNILGGTIFREPIIMKNVPRLVPGWTKPIVVGRHAFGDQYRATDFKFPGKGKLTIKFVGDDGTTIEHEVFDAPGSGVAMAMYNLDESIRDFARASLNYGLLRGWPVYLSTKNTILKAYDGRFKDIFQEIYEKEFEAEFKARKIWYEHRLIDDMVAASLKWSGGYIWACKNYDGDVQSDTVAQGFGSLGLMTSVLMTPDGKTVEAEAAHGTVTRHYRQHQKGEETSTNSIASIFAWTRGLAHRAKLDDNAELKRFADTLEKVCVQTVESGFMTKDLALLIGPDQPWLSTTGFLDKIDENLQKAMG